The Thamnophis elegans isolate rThaEle1 chromosome Z, rThaEle1.pri, whole genome shotgun sequence genome contains a region encoding:
- the LOC116521307 gene encoding olfactory receptor 2D2-like: MDNLRDGNQTSWPREFILMGISNYWETNIALFVTFVIIYMMAMIGNLLLVLLVIVDSHLHSPMYFFLSNFSVLEACYTSTVVPQMLSHLLSEERIIPLIRCGIQLYFFLSFGITECFLLSVMSYDRYVAICLPLHYSLTITKKVCISMATVSWVGGLFFSAINTAFTLNLSFGIHNKIDHFLCEMPALVKIAHGDAYQAKMCMSVSCLFTLVLPLLLILMSYTRILYSIFGKGSLSHKAISTCSSHMTVVTLFFGSVLSIYMQSKSSTSKEYVKMASVFYIIITPALNPLIYSLRNKEVTQALKKLMYKVGGID, encoded by the coding sequence ATGGACAACTTGAGAGATGGCAATCAGACTTCTTGGCCTAGAGAGTTTATATTAATGGGGATCTCAAATTACTGGGAGACAAACATTGCACTTTTTGTGACATTTGTCATTATTTACATGATGGCCATGATTGGCAACTTGCTCCTTGTACTTCTGGTCATAGTAGATTCTCACCTTCACAGCCCTATGTATTTCTTCCTCTCCAACTTCTCTGTCTTGGAGGCTTGTTATACTTCAACTGTGGTGCCCCAAATGCTGTCTCATCTCCTGTCTGAGGAAAGGATCATTCCTCTCATCCGCTGTGGTATACAACTCTACTTCTTCCTTTCATTTGGAATTACAGAATGTTTTCTTCTTAGTGTGATGTCATATGATCGTTATGTTGCCATTTGCCTTCCATTACACTATAGCCTCACAATAACCAAAAAGGTCTGTATTTCAATGGCAACTGTTTCTTGGGTGGGAGGTTTATTTTTTTCTGCCATAAATACTGCATTTACTTTGAACTTATCCTTTGGTATCCACAATAAGATTGATCATTTTCTCTGTGAAATGCCTGCCTTAGTGAAAATAGCTCATGGAGATGCATATCAAGCCAAAATGTGCATGTCTGTTTCATGTCTATTTACTTTGGTCTTGCCACTTCTATTAATTCTTATGTCATACACTCGCATTCTGTACTCCATCTTTGGCAAAGGTTCTCTCTCGCATAAAGCCATCTCCACATGCTCTTCTCACATGACAGTAGTTACACTTTTTTTTGGATCAGTCCTTTCAATATATATGCAGTCAAAATCCAGCACTTCAAAGGAATATGTGAAAATGGCATCTGTGTTTTATATCATCATTACTCCAGCACTCAACCCTCTCATATATAGTTTGCGAAATAAAGAGGTGACTCAGGCCCTGAAGAAATTAATGTATAAAGTTGGAGGTATTGATTGA
- the LOC116521308 gene encoding olfactory receptor 10A2-like — MHIKKENVLQNNTSPNKFILLGLSEEYHIQSILFSILLGIYINALTGNLLIILLTLVDQTLQTPMYFFLRNLSFLEVCFTSAIVPKMLHNFCSGNKSISFMGCALQNYFALFLGGTECFLLASMAYDRYVAICKPLHYSVLMGQKVYTNLVVASWLSGFLMSFSHTTMVFTMPFCNSNIINHYFCDIPPLLKLACGNTFRIEITDFVVVVIFATFPFLLILMSYSGIIAAISKISSSEGRKKTFSTCSSHLMVVTLFFGSACIKYMKPNSTSSPNTDKYLSLFHTIISPALNPVIYSLRNKEVKGAFMRLWERTPLD, encoded by the coding sequence AtgcatataaagaaagaaaatgttctaCAAAACAACACATCACCAAACAAATTCATACTTTTGGGTCTTTCTGAAGAATACCATATACAAAGCATActtttctctattcttttagGAATCTACATCAATGCTTTGACTGGAAATCTTCTAATCATTCTCCTTACATTGGTTGACCAAACCCTGCAAACACCCATGTATTTTTTTCTAAGGAATCTATCCTTCCTTGAGGTATGTTTCACATCAGCTATTGTCCCCAAGATGCTTCACAATTTCTGCTCAGGAAATAAATCCATTTCTTTTATGGGTTGTGCTCTGCAGAattattttgcattgtttttggGTGGAACAGAATGTTTCCTCTTGGCCTCAATGGCTTATGATCGTTATGTTGCCATTTGCAAGCCTCTGCACTACTCTGTCCTAATGGGGCAAAAAGTTTATACTAACTTAGTTGTAGCCTCTTGGTTGAGTGGATTTCTCATGTCTTTTAGCCATACAACTATGGTATTCACAATGCCTTTTTGCAATTCTAATATTATCAATCATTATTTTTGTGACATTCCTCCATTATTGAAATTGGCTTGTGGGAATACGTTTAGAATTGAAATAACTGATTTTGTAGTTGTGGTGATTTTTGcaacttttccttttcttctgatTTTAATGTCTTACTCTGGAATCATTGCTGCCATTTCAAAGATCTCATCCTCTGAGGGCCGGAAAAAGACTTTCTCCACTTGCTCCTCACATCTCATGGTTGTGACCTTATTCTTTGGTTCTGCTTGTATTAAGTATATGAAACCCAATTCCACTTCTTCTCCAAATACAGACAAATACCTCTCCCTTTTTCATACAATCATTAGCCCTGCTTTAAACCCAGTCATATACAGTTTGAGGAATAAAGAAGTGAAAGGTGCCTTTATGAGACTCTGGGAAAGGACACCACTGGATTGA